A DNA window from Thiothrix subterranea contains the following coding sequences:
- the rfaH gene encoding transcription/translation regulatory transformer protein RfaH, with the protein MSVNTARNWFLLTSRPHKDEVAEFHLRNQGYDVYRPLAKRLRTQRGKAITKIESLFPRYMFIHLDKGVNDNWAPIRSTTGISNFVRFGLEPACVPDELIIGLKEQEALFGERSIDLDRYHTGDKVIITEGPFRGLEAIFQQYDGEERVMVLLEILHKPTKLKLNPGHLYAA; encoded by the coding sequence ATGAGTGTCAACACAGCTAGAAACTGGTTTTTGCTGACTAGCAGACCGCACAAGGACGAAGTGGCAGAATTTCATCTGCGCAACCAAGGTTACGACGTTTACCGCCCACTGGCGAAACGCTTGCGCACCCAGCGGGGCAAAGCCATCACCAAAATTGAATCACTGTTCCCGCGTTATATGTTCATCCACTTGGATAAAGGCGTGAATGACAATTGGGCACCGATTCGCTCCACCACCGGCATCAGCAACTTTGTACGTTTTGGATTAGAACCAGCCTGTGTGCCAGACGAACTCATTATCGGCTTGAAAGAGCAGGAAGCGTTGTTCGGCGAACGTTCCATTGACCTTGATCGCTACCATACCGGCGATAAAGTCATCATTACCGAAGGCCCTTTCCGGGGCTTGGAAGCAATTTTCCAACAATATGATGGTGAAGAACGGGTCATGGTATTGCTGGAAATTCTCCACAAACCCACCAAATTGAAATTGAATCCGGGGCATTTGTACGCTGCCTAA
- a CDS encoding ABC transporter ATP-binding protein — MVNHQDRLISAVGLSRYYSEHCAVNNLEVVLDKGEVLGLLGPNGAGKSTTMQMLTGNLAPSTGEIKINGIDLLDEPRKAKQQLGYLPEQPPVYRDLTVSEYLHYCARLRNVPAAQCRKAVDYASERCGLQAVSQRLIGNLSKGFRQRVGIAQAILHNPAVVILDEPTVGLDPIQIREIRSLIRELGKDHGIILSTHILPEVQAVCDRVQILNRGKTVFNGTLDGVESLEKVFFDLIFREEALSDAQQEVAA; from the coding sequence ATGGTAAATCATCAAGATAGGTTGATTAGTGCAGTAGGATTATCACGCTATTACAGCGAGCACTGCGCCGTAAATAATTTGGAAGTTGTCTTGGACAAAGGCGAGGTCTTGGGCTTACTGGGGCCAAATGGTGCGGGGAAATCAACCACTATGCAAATGTTGACCGGCAATCTTGCCCCTAGCACGGGTGAAATTAAGATCAATGGCATCGACTTATTGGATGAACCACGCAAAGCCAAGCAGCAACTCGGCTATTTGCCGGAGCAGCCGCCGGTGTACCGCGATTTGACGGTGAGCGAATACCTGCATTATTGCGCCCGTTTGCGTAACGTGCCCGCCGCACAGTGTCGCAAGGCAGTGGATTACGCCAGTGAGCGTTGTGGTTTGCAAGCGGTTAGCCAGCGGCTGATTGGCAACCTTTCCAAGGGATTTCGGCAGCGCGTGGGGATTGCACAAGCCATTTTGCATAACCCAGCGGTGGTGATTTTGGACGAGCCGACGGTGGGTTTGGATCCGATTCAAATTCGCGAGATTCGCAGTTTGATTCGTGAACTGGGTAAGGATCACGGCATTATTTTGTCGACCCACATTTTGCCGGAAGTGCAGGCGGTGTGTGATCGGGTGCAAATTCTTAATCGGGGCAAAACGGTGTTTAACGGTACGTTAGATGGGGTGGAATCCT
- a CDS encoding pteridine reductase, whose amino-acid sequence MATLQGKVALLTGAARRIGAEIARTLHSAGATVVIHYRNSATDAEQLQAELNAQRKNSCFLVRGDLLDIASIPNLITQTLEQAGRLDILVNNASSFYPTPLATVTEQQFDDLIGTNLKAPLFMAQAAAPHLQANHGCIINMVDIHGMRPLQGYAAYCTAKAGLLMLTQVLARELGPNVRVNGIAPGAILWPEMPANHAMHAEILAKTALKREGSPADIAKTVLFLVRDADYITGQIIPVDGGRLLNH is encoded by the coding sequence ATGGCGACATTACAAGGTAAAGTAGCACTACTCACAGGCGCAGCCCGCCGCATCGGTGCGGAGATTGCCCGCACGCTCCACAGCGCAGGTGCAACCGTCGTCATCCACTACCGCAATTCCGCAACGGATGCCGAACAACTGCAAGCCGAATTAAACGCGCAACGCAAAAACTCCTGCTTTTTAGTGCGCGGTGATTTACTTGACATCGCCAGCATCCCCAACTTAATCACGCAAACCCTTGAACAAGCGGGCAGATTAGATATTTTGGTAAACAACGCCTCATCGTTTTACCCCACCCCCTTAGCCACCGTGACCGAACAGCAGTTTGATGACCTGATCGGCACGAACCTGAAAGCGCCGCTCTTCATGGCACAAGCCGCCGCGCCGCATTTACAAGCCAATCACGGCTGCATTATCAATATGGTCGATATTCACGGAATGCGCCCCTTGCAAGGTTACGCCGCCTATTGCACTGCCAAAGCCGGTTTGTTGATGTTAACCCAAGTGCTGGCACGCGAATTAGGGCCGAATGTGCGGGTGAATGGCATTGCCCCCGGCGCGATCTTGTGGCCGGAAATGCCCGCTAATCACGCCATGCACGCCGAAATTCTGGCGAAAACGGCCTTGAAACGTGAAGGCAGCCCAGCGGATATTGCCAAAACCGTGCTATTTTTGGTGCGCGATGCGGATTACATTACCGGGCAAATCATCCCCGTTGACGGGGGGCGCTTGCTCAACCATTAG